ttaaaaactaataaaattaattttactgcAACTTCAGATTATAACAAAGTCAAAATAGCCGTAAACAGCACAATTAGCAAAAACAAAGCAGTCATTAAAAAATTCCTcttttatttggaatgggcaaaaaatccaagccttgagttgtgattttgaaggattctgctggaaaaatactgaatgctacaggaagtatcaaaagaaggtggaaggaattaaaaagaaatggtctggtcgatactcaaccatttcaggagctagcatatgatcaagaaccaatggttctCAAGGacgaagtccaagttgcactgaggggctactaactgagatgtttcaataaacagatgcaacactggaagtgctcacttgtctatgtcaagaaatttggaagacagttacctggccatttgactggaagaggtccatatctgtgcccattccaaataaaagTGATCCGAAAGATTGCAGAtattatcaaagaatatcattgATATtaaatgcaagaaaaattttgctgaacatcattcagaaatggttgcagcagtacatggacagggaactgccagaaattcaagccggattcagaagaggacgtggaataaaagatatcattgctgatgtcagatgaatcctggctgaaagcagagaataccagagagatgtttacctgtattttattgcctatgcaaaggcatttgactatatggatcacaacaaattatggataacattatgaagaatgggaattccagaagacttaattgtgctcatgcagaacttgtgcATACACAAAAAGACAGTCGTTTgtacagaacaagagaatactgcatggtttaaactcaggaaagttgttatgtcagggctgtatccttttatcatacctattcagtctgtatgctgatcaaataacccgagaagctggactatgtgaagatggactcggcatcgggattggaggaagacgcattaacaacctgtgatatgaaagagaagaagaccctcaacaagatggattgacacagtggctgcaacaatgggctcaaaaaagcaacgactgtgaggatgatgccggacctggcagtgtttcgttctgttgtacatagagcgcTATGATTtgggaccaactcgatggcacctaacaacatcttttgaggaaccctggtgatgcagtggttaagtgtgctcagctgctaacccaaatgtcagaagttcaaacccaccaggagaaaggtgtgacagtcatTTTccttaaagaatacagccttggaattgTCCTtttaaggttactatgagttggaatcgactacacAATGGGATTTTCTTGGGGGGTGAGGGTTTACCTCCTTTTAACCTCATTGATATCCACACTTTTACTTGCACTTTTATTTGCTCACTTGAAAGTTTTAATTCAAACATTAAACAAACCTTCTTAAATAAGTAAGTGTAAATGTTTAAGCATTTTCTATGTCCTACTCTtactggcactagttttttttttttttttttttactcttacacaggagccctggtggcacagaggttaagagcttggctgctaaccaaaaggttggcagttggaattgacgagctgctccttggaaaccctgtggggcagttctactctgtcctatagggtcactgtgggttgaaatcgactcaagtgtcacagtttgttttttttttatataacctctaaatatatttaaaatgttatatatatatggttgttgttgttaccataGCACTTGCtaaacttctttttttgttgtgattttagataaaagtttacagagcaaactagtttatcattaaacagttaatatacaaattgttctgcaacattggttaccaaccccgtgatgtgtcaacactctctccttctccaccccagattccctgtttccattcattccattttcctggctcttcctgctttctcatctttgcttttgggctgttgTGTCCAATTGTTTCATATACATGATCGACCTATGAAGCACATTCCTGACGTGTGTTATTGTTGACcctgtagacctgtctaatctttggctaatcCCAGGCACAGTCACTCTATTCCTTCTCTTTCAGATAGAGACAGATTCCCTGGAAGTACCTCTTCACAGCCACTTCAGGGCCCTCAACGGGCAGGACAGATTTTTCCTCTTCCATTGCCTGcatgaagcaggtctccaggtctgTCTGCTGTTTAAGGAGTCCACTGAGGAGCTGGTGCAGGCAGGTAGTGTTCCAAGCAGCAAAGGAGACATTTGTACGGAAGAGGTCGAAGATCTGCTGGGGCATCTTGTGGAGGACAGAGATGGCCTGGGCCTTCTGGAGCTCGCTGCCATCCACCATCTCCTGGGGGAACCTGAACTCCTTTCTGTCATCCAGGCAGAAGTCAGTGGGGCGTCTCTTCTTTTGGCTCAGgaatgatttcagtactgagttaaaagggtgtcggggggccatactctgggggtttctccagtctctgtcagaccaacatgcctggtcttttttgtgtgtgttgaatttgaattttgttctaaatttttctctcactctatccaggaccctctattgtgatccctgccagagccaGGTGGTGGtaaatgggcaccatctagtttttctggcctcagtctggtgaACCTTGTGGTAGTTgtgtccattagttctttggactaatctttcctttgtgtctttggtcttttttattctcCTTTCCTCTAGCCAGGATGgaattttttgtatatttttttatttctctctctctcccgttATCTTATATAAAAATTCTTAGGTTATAtttatctaaaaagaaaaaacaactaaTTTTTGCTGAAAAAAAGTGCTTCTATCCATAAATCTTttcaaaactaaataaaccctaTAAAATTAAccttatcaaaatattttttaacaattCACATGCTCTCATGATCCGATATACAATAACGAATCCCAAATTCATACCTTCATCAATGGCATTTTTGGACATGGTAGACCCATGTATCCAACTGCTGGTAAGACTCCTGTCAATAAAACTACATGTCTCCCAGGCACTTTAGAAAGGACATctaatatttccttttcttcccagCATCTTTCATAGCTAAAGTTGTTGTGTAAGaacatcaatttttaaaaattctttcagtAGTATTTAATATAATTGAAATTAAGTAAACATCAGTATTGTGTTTATGTTTCTTTCCCTATACTACTGAAAGTTCTAGCACGGAAAGAATTGTGTTTGCTTCATTCACCTGGATTTGATGGCGATTATGTAATCTGCCACTTAGTTGACACATATGACGTGAatagaatgaatgagtaaatacatTTTACCATCCGTTCTTCAATTTCGTTTACAAAATCGGGGCTTTGATTTTATTCTTTAAGAATGAATTCAAGAAATTTTCTTTGATAAGAATTTATTACATAAGACATAatacaaatttaataaaataaataataaaatagaaaggtggatatgttttatacattttaatacaatgtaaatgtgaaattttttaaatataaaaatgtatatttacaAATATGGTAACAAGCCAAAATGAATCAATAcacataaaagaataaatagacGGGTAGTCAGAGCAGTCATCTCCTAAAGACTGATGTCCTTGGAGCTGAATATTTTTCACATATACTTGCTTAATACTGCTGACAAAGTAATTGCTGGATTTAATCCCATAAATTGtgactagagcagaaataagcATCTTCTGAAATGACCAAAGATATGCATGCAAGTGCGGTAGGGCATATCAGTCATTGTAAGTCAAGTCAAGATGAACTCAtgtcaccatcctttcttcttaaCCTTTCTTGCAAGGTTGTCGAAGAAGAGAAGGATCTCCTGATTTCCACTCTGACAACTTCCCAGGCACAGTCACTGTATTCCTTCTCTTTCAGATAGGAACGGATTCCCTCAAAGTACTCCTTCACAGCCGCTTCAGGGGCCTCAATGGGAAGGACAGATTTTTCCTCTTCCATTGCCTGcatgaagcaggtctccaggtcttcCTGCTGTTTAGGGATCCCATTGAGGAGCTGGTGCAGGCGGGTAGTGTTCCAAGCAGCAAAGGAGTCCTTTGTATGGAAGAGTTCAAAGATCTGCTGGAGCATTTCGTTGAGGAAAGCGATGGCCTGGGCCTTCTGGAGCTGGCTGCCATCCACCATCTCCTGGGGGAACCTGAAGTCCTTTCTGTCATTCACACAGAAGAAAGTGGGGAGTCTCTGCATTCGGCTCAGAAGGTCAACGGTCTTCCCACTAGCCAGGGTGTGGTTTTGAGGCAGATCGCAGCCCAGAGATGGAGCAGGGCCACAGCCgaacaccaccagggctgtcagTAAAGAGAGCAGGAGGGCCATTGGGAGAATTAAGGATGCTGCTGGCCCGACTGAGCTGGGCGTTTGGTTGAACCTTGGAGCCTAGGTTCTCTGAAGACACTCTTTCTATCACGGCTTTTATATAGGGAACATAagagttttcattttctaaacCATCCTCAATATTAAACTTTTACTTCCCTTTTTTCGTTTTCATATAAGCATTTTCCATATGGCCTGAGAAGATGTCATCAATCTAAAGTCTAAATTTTTGCAATAGAACTTTAATTTTCTCAGTAAATTTCAGGTGTTCCAATGTAAGTGGATACTTGTAAAAAACATCTTTGTCATACAGTCCAAAATTTAGGTTGGTATGTAAATACTCTTATACAcacgatatatatatatatacacacacacacattgctctTCTTTATGCTGGGAACAAAGCCCTCATCCTGGGCTTTCTTTTTGCCCCCCTTACTTTATATAGGAAGTCAAAGTCAGACTCCCTCAGCCCCATGGGTGTTGTCACAAGTAAGTTCTTTAGGACAAAGCCTAGattttgttctctgttttatTCATAGCTGAGCCTGATGATTATTAGTGAATAAGAATCTCCAACTGTTCTCTACCTTCTACAATACAATCATGTAGGTCTGTGTGGTTTTGCTTCACTAGGGCCACAAGGTTAGTAGTTTAATAGCCATTGCCCTTTCTTTCCACTCTTTCTTACTGGATGTCTACAGTCCTCCTCAGGCTGTGTCAGTACCCCAGCAGGAATCCTAGTTCCTTGCAGGTGCTTATGGGTGTAGAGATTCTAATTACAAGATGAATTTATTGTCAACCTTTCCCCAGCAATACCTcactcacaaggtaattatcacAGAGTAATGCCCTCTCCTTTAGAGTGACAGAGTGTTCTTAAATGAAACTTTCCTGGACTCACTTTCTGAGAGCCACTGACCACATCCAGATGGCTTTAGCACCCTTTTACTGAGGAGAAGTTTTCTGGTTGTCAAAATCATTAATCCTCCAGAACGTTCACCTGTGCTCCTAGAGTACTGGTGTGAAGAACACTAGTTATCATTGGTGACCTCCGCCTCTCCTGacctattgtcttagttatcgagtgctgctgtaacaggaataccacaagtgttcagctttaacaaagagaaattttttctctcacagtccagtaggctacaagtccaaattagggcatcggctccaggggaattctttctctctctgtcagatctggaggaaggtctgtatCATCAATTTTTTCttggtcgaggagtttctcaggtgcagggactctgggtccaaagaacgcaTTCTGCTCacattgctgctttcttggtggtatgaagtccccccgtctgtctgcttgcttctctcttttatatgtcaaaagaggttggcttaagacacaatctaatcttgttgaTTGAATTTCTAAAACTGCTGCCTctccctcctcattaacatcataaagataagatttacaacacataggaaaatcacatcagatgacaaaatggtggatgatcacacaatactgggaatcttggccaagccaaattaatacacatatttttggggaacaaaattcaacccatgacacctatGTACCTCACACAAGCAAACTccacccgctgccatcgagttgaccctATGTACCTAGCTACCAAATATGTCTACAGCCTTCAGATGCTAATAGCAAAAGTTTTTCTTGTAGATAGAAAAATAACCCAGTTGTAGTTATTTTACTTTTAGTagccaaataatttttattttgccaaatACAGTTTTATTAGTTAACTCTCTTACTTAAACTATTGAAGAGTTGTTGTGCTTGAAGTTTCTGAGCTAGACACAGTCTTTCTTTTACATTagtgatttttcattttaaatttttgttaacttttttcatGTTGTGGTTTATTGGGCAAGGTTGTCTTGCTGCCTCTGCATTACTCCATTTCATCTTGTGGTTAATTCAAAAAAAGGGAAGCAAAAGAAAGGCAAAGGGACTGTACCATTTTTCTCTATGATTTTCAGGATgtcagattttgtgtttatttccaCTTTCCTAGAAAGTAAAATTTGACAGTCGTTTGTgggcaaaaggaaaacaaatattaagTCTGACTGTCACAAAAGTGAAAGAAGGGAAGTGACCTTTTAGCTGACAAAATGATGACGTGAAAACTGACAAAATTGGGGACTAAGAGCTATGGTAGATGGGAAGAAGGAAGGCAATATTGAAGTAAGCAAAGGCAGTAAAATGGTTGCTTCTGCCAGCGGCTTAAGTGGGTCAATAGCCTTCAGCTTTGCAAAACCAACTCtctgatttatcttttttttttctaatttttgttttgctttaagtgaaagtttacaaattaagtcagactctcataaaaaaatttataaacaccgtgctaaaacccaaaaaacccagtgccgtcgagtcaattctgactcatagcaaccctgtaggacacagtagaacggctacaaagagtttccaaggagcgcctggccgattcgagctgctgaccctttggttagcagctgtagcacttgagcACTATGCCACCGGAGATATACTCCTAATTATTCTCCCCCTTTtttatgagacagcacactcctttcctccactttctcttttcatgtccattcggccagcttctgaccccctctactccCCCATATCCCcttcagacagaagatgccaacatagtctcatgtgtctgttgttgttgtttttaggtgccgtcaagtcagttccaactcatactggccctgtgcacaacagaacgaaatactgcccagtcctgcaccatccttacaatcgttgttatgcttgaggtcattgttgcagccactgtgtcactctacctcattgagggtcttcctcttttccactgaccatgtactttgccaagcatgatgtcctactctatggactgatccctcctgagaacatgtccaaagtctcatgtgtctacttgttccaaaaagctcattcttcaccaccatcattgtctatcccacagttcagtccaatccctgtctgaagacttggctttgggaatacttcctgtcttgggctaacagtagGTCTAGAGACCATGACCTTTGGAGtcattctagcctcagtcagaccatcgagtcttgtctttttatgagaatttggggtctgcattccactgctctcctgtggcctcagggattctccgttgtgttgtctgtcaggacagtcatcggttgtacccaggcaacatctagtacttctggtctcaggctaatgtagtctctgctttatgtggccctttctgtctcttgggctcataattaccttgtgtctttggtgttcttcattctccttttcttcaggtggattgagaccaattgatgcatcttagatggctgcttgctagtgcttaagaccacagacaccactctccaaagcgggatgcagaatgttttcttaatagattttattatgcaaattgacttaaatgtcccctgaatccatggttcccaaacccctgcccctgctatgctggccttcgaagcattcggtttattcatgaaacttctttgcttttggtttagtccagttgtgctgacctctcctgtactgtgtgttgtctttctcttcacctaaaatagctcttatctactatctaattcttaaaaaaccttctccctcctgccctccctccccactatcgtaaccatcaaagaagattctcttctctgtttaaactatttctcgagttcttataatagtggtcttatacattatttgtccttttgcaactgactaatttcacttagcataatgccttccagatttctccatgttatgaaatgtttcatggattcatcattgctcataatcgatgtgtagtattctattgtgtgagtATAACATGatgtatttatccattgatggacaccttcattgattccatctttttgctattgtatgtaaacagtgctgcaatgaacatgggtctgcatgtatctgttcctgtaaaggctgttatttcactaggatatattccaaggagtgggattgctgggtcgtatggtagttctatttctagtttttttaagaaacaccgaatcgatttccaaagttgtcgtactattttacattcccatcagcagtgtataagtattccagtctctctacaacctctccaacatatattactttgtgttttatggattaatgctagccttgttggagtgggatggaatctcactgtaattttgatttccatttctctgatggctaatgatctgggcatttcctcatgtatctcctagccacctcaatgtcttcttcagtgaagtgtctgttcatatccttcgcccattttttaattgggttatttgtctttttgtagttgagtgttTGCAGTATGATACAGATTTTATAgctcagacgctgatcggaaatgtcatagctaaaaactttttcctagtttgtaggtaatctttttactcttttggtgaagtccttagacgaacataggtgtttgattttttggagctcccagttatctggtttctcttctgcattgttagtaatgttttgtatactgtttatgccatgtattagggctcctagcattgttcctattttttcttccatgatctttactgttttagattttatatttcagtCTTTGACCCACTTTGAGTTAGTATCTCTGCATgttgtgaagtatgggtcttgtttcatttcttcgaagatagatatccagttattccagtatcatttgttaaaatactgtcttttccccatttaactaactttgggactttgtcaaatatcaactgcccatatatggatggatttatgtctggattctcaattctcttccattggtctatgcatctgttgttgtaccagtaccaggctgttttgactactatggtagtataataggttctcaaatcaggtagagtgaggccttccactttgttcttctttttcagtaatgctttacttatccaagccctctttcccttccatatgaagttggtgatttgtttctccatctcattagaaatgtcattgaaatttggatcagaattgcattgtatctatcgatcgcttttggtagaatagaatttttacaatattaatcttcctatccatgagcaaggtatgtttttccacttacgtaggtctcttttggtttcttgcagtagtgtcttgtagttttctatgtataggtcttttacatctctggtaagatttattcctaagtattttatcttcttgggagttactgtaaatggtattgatttggtgatttcctcttcaatgttcttttcgttggtgtagaggaatccaactgatttttgtatgtttatctcgtatcctgataatctgctgaactcttctattaacttcagtagttttcttgagggttctttagggttttctgtgcataagatcatgccatctgtaaatagagatgcttttacttcttccttaccaacctggatgccctttatttctttgtctagcctaattgctctggctaagacctccagcacaatgttgaataagagtggtgataaagggcatccttgtctgtttcccaatctcaaggggaatgctttctccatttaggatgatgttggctgttgccgttgtataaatgcccttcatgatgttgaggaattttccttctttcctgtttcgttgagagtttttatcatgaataggtgttgaactttgccaaaggCCTTATCCGGCATCAAAAGATcaagtggttcttgtcttttgctttatttatatgatggattatattaactgtttttctaatattgaaccatccttgcatacgtggtatgaatcccacttggtcatggtgaactatttttttgatatgttgttgaatgctattggctagaattttgttgaggatttttgcagctaagttcatgagggctataggtctgtaattttcatttttttgtggcgtctttacctggttttggtatcagggatatggtggcttcacagaatgagtttgggagtattccatccttttctatgctctgaaatacatttagtagtagtggtgttaattcttcccaGAAAGTTTtctagagctctgcagtgaagctgtctgggccaggctctttttttgttgggagttttttgattaccttttccatctcttcttttgttatgggtctagtttttctacctctgtttgtgttagtttaggtaggtagtgtgtttctagaacttcatcaatttcttctaggtttacaaatttgttagagtacaatgtttcatagtaatctgataggatacttttaatttcagttgtgtttgttgtaatatcacccatgccatttcttatttgggttatttgcttcctctcctgtttttcttttgtcagtttggccaatggtttatcaattttgttaattttttcaaagaaccagcttttcatcttgttacctctttcaattgtttttctgttatctatttcatttagttctgctctaatttttattattccctttcttctagtgcctgagggtttcttttgttgctctctttctatttgttcaagttgtagggataattatttgattttggccctttcttctttttgtatgtgcacatttattaatataaattgacctctgagtactgctttaagctgtgtcccaaaggttctgctaggaagtgttttcattctcattggattctatgaatttttgtattccatccttaatgtcttctataacccagtcttttttgaacagagtattgttcagtttccaagtgtttgatttcttttccctgctttttctgttatttctacttttatgaccttatggtcagagaagatgatttgtaatattttgatgttttgcatTCTTGTAAGGCTTTCTCTTTGACccagtatgtggtctattctagagaatgtttcatgtgcgttggagaagaaagtatagttggctgctgtttggtgtagtgttctgtatacatctataAAGTGGAggtggttgactgtggcatttagatcttctgtgtctttattgagcttttttctggatatgctgtccttcaccaaaagtagtgtgttgaaatgtcccactataattgtggagctgtctatctcacttttcaatgtcattagagtttgttttatgtatcttgcagccctgtcattgagtgcataaatatttaatatagttatagcctcctggtatattttccctttaatcattgtatagtgttcttccttattctttgtggtggatttaactttcaagcctattttgtcagaaattattattgccactcctgctctttttgattgttgtttgctcaatacatttttttccatcctttgagctttagtttgtttgtgtctctaagtctaaggtgtatctcttggaGCCAGCACATATATGGATGGtgtttcttaatccattctgccactctctgtctctttattggtgtatttagtcctttaacattcagcctaattatggataggtatgagttttgtgctgtcattttgatgtctgtttg
The sequence above is drawn from the Elephas maximus indicus isolate mEleMax1 chromosome 9, mEleMax1 primary haplotype, whole genome shotgun sequence genome and encodes:
- the LOC126083235 gene encoding interferon omega-2-like, giving the protein MALLLSLLTALVVFGCGPAPSLGCDLPQNHTLASGKTVDLLSRMQRLPTFFCVNDRKDFRFPQEMVDGSQLQKAQAIAFLNEMLQQIFELFHTKDSFAAWNTTRLHQLLNGIPKQQEDLETCFMQAMEEEKSVLPIEAPEAAVKEYFEGIRSYLKEKEYSDCAWEVVRVEIRRSFSSSTTLQERLRRKDGDMSSS
- the LOC126082396 gene encoding interferon omega-2-like yields the protein MSKNAIDEVLKSFLSQKKRRPTDFCLDDRKEFRFPQEMVDGSELQKAQAISVLHKMPQQIFDLFRTNVSFAAWNTTCLHQLLSGLLKQQTDLETCFMQAMEEEKSVLPVEGPEVAVKRYFQGICLYLKEKE